One stretch of Streptomyces agglomeratus DNA includes these proteins:
- a CDS encoding ABC transporter ATP-binding protein, whose translation MIRFEHVTKRYADGTTAVDDLSFEVAEGELVTLVGPSGCGKTTTMKMVNRLIEPTGGRIFLDGKDISTVDPVRLRRRIGYVIQQVGLFPHKTVLDNTATVPHLLGVKRAKARERAAELLDLVGLDPSVHGDRYPDQLSGGQRQRVGVARALAADPPVLLMDEPFGAVDPVVREHLQNEFLRLQSQVRKTVLFVTHDIEEAVRLGDRIAVYGQGRIEQFDAPAAVLGAPATPYVADFVGADRGLKRLSVTPIEPGDLEQPPVVHLDDPVRKAASKLAAEGARWAVVLDSSDDLHGWISAEQVRDASGTVREHARRMEAWLPVGASLKQAFSTMLQHDAGWIAVIDEESAGRFLGVLTPARLHEALRRSIDADAQDVPRTAVEVRTVSSP comes from the coding sequence ATGATCCGATTCGAGCACGTCACCAAGCGGTACGCCGACGGCACCACCGCCGTCGACGACCTGTCCTTCGAGGTGGCCGAGGGCGAACTGGTCACGCTCGTCGGGCCGTCCGGCTGCGGCAAGACCACCACCATGAAGATGGTGAACCGGCTCATCGAGCCGACCGGCGGGCGGATCTTCCTCGACGGGAAGGACATATCCACCGTCGACCCCGTCCGGCTCCGCCGCCGTATCGGTTACGTCATCCAGCAGGTGGGCCTGTTTCCCCACAAGACCGTCCTGGACAACACCGCGACCGTCCCGCACCTCCTCGGCGTCAAGCGCGCCAAGGCCCGTGAGCGTGCCGCCGAGCTCCTCGACCTCGTCGGCCTCGACCCGTCCGTGCACGGCGACCGGTACCCCGACCAGCTCTCCGGCGGCCAGCGCCAGCGCGTCGGCGTGGCCAGGGCCCTGGCCGCCGACCCGCCCGTACTGCTGATGGACGAGCCGTTCGGCGCGGTCGACCCGGTGGTCCGCGAGCATCTCCAGAACGAATTCCTGCGGCTCCAGTCCCAGGTGCGCAAGACCGTGCTGTTCGTGACGCACGACATCGAGGAGGCCGTCCGGCTCGGTGACCGCATCGCCGTCTACGGGCAGGGCAGGATCGAGCAGTTCGACGCCCCGGCCGCCGTGCTCGGCGCGCCCGCCACCCCGTACGTCGCGGACTTCGTCGGCGCCGACCGCGGTCTCAAGCGCCTGTCCGTCACGCCCATCGAGCCGGGCGACCTGGAGCAGCCGCCCGTCGTCCACCTCGACGACCCCGTGCGGAAGGCGGCTTCGAAGCTGGCCGCCGAGGGCGCCCGCTGGGCCGTCGTACTGGACAGCTCCGACGACCTGCACGGCTGGATCTCCGCCGAGCAGGTCCGTGACGCGAGCGGGACCGTCCGCGAACACGCGCGCCGCATGGAGGCATGGCTGCCCGTCGGCGCCTCCCTCAAGCAGGCGTTCTCCACCATGCTCCAGCACGACGCCGGGTGGATCGCGGTCATCGACGAGGAGAGCGCGGGACGCTTCCTCGGCGTGCTCACACCGGCTCGTCTGCACGAGGCGCTGCGCCGTTCCATCGACGCCGACGCCCAGGACGTTCCCCGTACGGCGGTGGAGGTGCGGACGGTCAGCTCGCCCTGA
- a CDS encoding alpha/beta hydrolase yields MGLTSNKVLALAAVLAVVLFVSTVALWPRLAGRNWRAVLGRVGLLLVTQLLLFATLGLAANKSFLFYGSWTDLFGQETELGVVVDHSAGARDLTVVATQGMDVQGGSKPAVGGQIQKVVIAGEHSKIASQAYVYLPPEYFWPQYAGKTFPAALVLTGYPGTAENLLKGLRYPRTAHTQAQKGTMQPMILVMLRPTVAPPRDTECVNVPGGPQTETFLAKDIPKAVSESYRVGTKPRNWGVIGNSTGGYCALKFAIHHPGTFGAGAGLSAYYRAAEDPTTGDLFHGDRTERNRADLMWSLDHVKPSKTSFLVTSSRQGEENLRDTVKFVGKVRPPARVSSITLDNGGHNFGTWRREIPAAMEWMSARLRAS; encoded by the coding sequence ATGGGCCTCACCAGTAACAAGGTTCTGGCGCTCGCCGCCGTGCTGGCAGTGGTGCTGTTCGTCTCCACCGTCGCGCTCTGGCCCCGCCTGGCGGGCCGCAATTGGCGTGCCGTACTGGGCAGGGTCGGTCTGCTCCTCGTGACCCAGTTGCTGCTCTTCGCCACGCTGGGGCTCGCCGCGAACAAGTCCTTCCTCTTCTACGGCTCCTGGACCGACCTCTTCGGCCAGGAGACCGAGCTGGGTGTCGTCGTCGACCACTCGGCCGGCGCCAGGGACCTCACGGTCGTCGCCACGCAGGGCATGGATGTGCAGGGCGGGTCCAAGCCGGCCGTGGGGGGCCAGATACAGAAGGTCGTCATAGCGGGCGAGCACTCGAAGATAGCGAGCCAGGCGTACGTCTATCTGCCCCCCGAGTATTTCTGGCCGCAGTACGCCGGGAAGACCTTCCCGGCGGCCCTCGTGCTCACCGGCTACCCGGGCACGGCCGAGAACCTGCTCAAGGGCCTGCGTTACCCGCGAACCGCCCACACCCAGGCGCAGAAGGGCACGATGCAGCCCATGATCCTGGTGATGCTGCGGCCCACCGTGGCGCCGCCGCGGGACACCGAGTGCGTGAACGTGCCCGGCGGCCCGCAGACCGAGACCTTCCTCGCCAAGGACATCCCCAAGGCGGTGTCGGAGTCCTACCGGGTGGGCACCAAGCCTCGGAACTGGGGCGTCATCGGGAATTCCACCGGCGGTTACTGCGCCCTGAAGTTCGCCATCCACCACCCGGGGACCTTCGGCGCGGGCGCCGGTCTGTCCGCGTACTACAGGGCGGCGGAGGACCCGACGACCGGCGACCTCTTCCACGGCGACAGGACCGAGCGCAACCGGGCCGACCTGATGTGGAGCCTGGACCATGTGAAGCCGTCGAAGACGTCGTTCCTCGTGACCAGTTCGAGGCAGGGCGAGGAAAATCTCCGGGACACGGTGAAGTTCGTCGGGAAGGTGAGGCCGCCGGCGCGGGTCTCCTCGATCACCCTGGACAACGGCGGCCACAACTTCGGCACCTGGCGGCGCGAGATACCGGCCGCCATGGAGTGGATGAGCGCCCGGCTCAGGGCGAGCTGA
- a CDS encoding phosphatidylglycerol lysyltransferase domain-containing protein → MSIRLDGDKTGAVPGRVRRILRGPRPERVPSLVGTACTFVGFLDIAAGVFPRFRHSRMHAFAEVLPGALGPFAAALAISAGVLLLLLAHGLKRHKRRAWRAAVVLLPAGAAAQFAYRNSVIGVLISLALLALLLRHRGEFAALPDPRSRWKALANFFLLGAGSLGLGLVIVSSHPAKVIGDPSVAERLEHVLYGLFGFEGPVDYAGRVSWTVGYSLGALGLLTAVTTIYLALRPEHPAARLTADDEQRLRELLARHGGRDSLGHFALRHDKAVVFSPSGKAAVTYRVVSGVMLASGDPIGDVEAWPGAIERFMDEAKAHSWTPAVMGCSETGGEVWTRETGLDALELGDEAVVHVPDFSLAGRAMRNVRQMVKRIERGGYETRVRRVGDLGEAELERVRRAAADWRGTDTERGFSMALGRIGEPGDGDCVIATAHKAADGGHGQESPYGDLKAVLHFVPWGTDGMSLDLMRRDRSADPGMNELLIVAALQAAPRLGVDRVSLNFAMFRSALARGEKIGAGPVLRVWRGLLVFLSRWFQIESLYKFNAKFRPRWEPRFVVFRTTRDLPRIGFAAMQAEGFVTLGLPRPFARPAAAGRRRPCAHLEQVRVRHEAGQPAA, encoded by the coding sequence ATGTCTATCAGGCTAGATGGGGATAAAACCGGAGCGGTTCCCGGTCGGGTACGCCGGATCCTGCGGGGTCCGAGGCCCGAACGCGTCCCCTCCCTCGTCGGTACGGCCTGCACCTTCGTGGGCTTCCTCGACATCGCCGCCGGCGTCTTCCCGCGATTCCGGCACAGCCGGATGCACGCCTTCGCCGAGGTACTGCCCGGAGCGCTCGGCCCGTTCGCGGCCGCTCTCGCGATCAGCGCGGGCGTCCTGCTGCTGCTGCTCGCGCACGGCCTCAAGCGCCACAAGCGCCGCGCCTGGCGGGCCGCCGTGGTCCTGCTGCCCGCCGGGGCGGCCGCGCAGTTCGCGTACCGCAACTCGGTCATCGGCGTACTCATCTCGCTCGCCCTGCTCGCTCTCCTGCTGCGCCACCGGGGCGAGTTCGCCGCCCTGCCCGACCCGCGCAGCCGCTGGAAGGCGCTCGCGAACTTCTTCCTCCTCGGCGCGGGCTCGCTCGGGCTGGGTCTGGTCATCGTCAGCTCGCACCCGGCGAAGGTCATCGGCGACCCGAGCGTGGCGGAGCGCCTGGAGCACGTCCTGTACGGGCTGTTCGGCTTCGAGGGCCCGGTCGACTACGCGGGCCGGGTCTCCTGGACCGTCGGCTACTCGCTCGGCGCGCTGGGCCTGCTCACCGCCGTCACGACCATCTATCTGGCCCTGCGGCCCGAGCACCCGGCGGCGCGCCTCACCGCCGACGACGAGCAGCGGCTGCGCGAGCTGCTGGCCCGGCACGGCGGCCGCGACTCCCTCGGCCACTTCGCGCTGCGCCACGACAAGGCGGTCGTCTTCTCCCCCAGCGGCAAGGCCGCCGTCACCTACCGCGTGGTCTCCGGCGTGATGCTCGCCAGCGGCGACCCGATCGGCGACGTCGAGGCGTGGCCGGGCGCCATCGAACGATTCATGGACGAGGCCAAGGCCCACTCCTGGACCCCCGCCGTGATGGGGTGCAGCGAGACCGGCGGCGAGGTGTGGACCCGCGAGACCGGGCTCGACGCGCTGGAGCTCGGGGACGAAGCGGTGGTGCACGTGCCGGATTTCTCCTTGGCCGGGCGCGCCATGCGGAACGTACGCCAGATGGTCAAACGCATTGAGCGGGGCGGCTACGAGACGCGCGTACGCCGCGTCGGCGACCTCGGTGAGGCGGAGCTGGAGCGCGTGCGCAGGGCCGCCGCCGACTGGCGCGGCACCGACACCGAGCGCGGCTTCTCCATGGCGCTCGGCCGCATCGGGGAGCCCGGCGACGGGGACTGCGTGATCGCGACGGCCCACAAAGCGGCGGACGGCGGGCACGGCCAGGAGTCACCGTACGGAGACCTGAAGGCCGTACTCCACTTCGTCCCCTGGGGCACGGACGGGATGTCCCTGGACCTGATGCGCCGTGACCGCTCCGCCGATCCCGGCATGAACGAACTGCTGATCGTCGCCGCGCTCCAGGCCGCGCCGCGCCTGGGCGTCGACCGAGTCTCCCTCAACTTCGCGATGTTCCGCTCGGCGCTGGCACGCGGCGAGAAGATCGGGGCGGGGCCGGTACTGCGCGTGTGGCGCGGCCTGCTGGTGTTCCTCTCCCGCTGGTTCCAGATCGAGTCGCTGTACAAGTTCAACGCCAAGTTCCGGCCGCGGTGGGAGCCGCGGTTCGTGGTCTTCCGCACCACCCGCGACCTGCCGCGCATCGGTTTCGCCGCGATGCAGGCGGAGGGCTTCGTCACGCTGGGCCTGCCCCGCCCGTTCGCCCGCCCGGCCGCGGCGGGCCGGCGGCGGCCGTGCGCCCACCTCGAACAGGTGCGGGTGCGCCACGAGGCCGGGCAGCCGGCCGCCTGA
- a CDS encoding NADP-dependent oxidoreductase, producing MKAITYGTYGGPDVLEYTDVRDPKVGPDAVLVRVRAAAVNPVDWKIQAGYLDAALDAVFPVVPGWDVAGVVEQVGVGVTEFAPGDEVIGYVREDFVSRGTFAEYVAAPVRTLARKPANLSFEEAAGLPLAGLTAYQALHRLQVTEGETVLVHAAAGGVGALAVQIARTLGARVIGTASERNHDFLRSLGAVPVAYGDGLADRVKALAPEGVDAVLDLVGGEALKISPELLAPGGRLASVADGAVVGLGGSYVFVRPDAADLTALTELAERGALSVEVAAVFPLAEAADALRLSMEGHTRGKIAISVG from the coding sequence ATGAAGGCGATCACCTACGGCACGTACGGCGGCCCGGACGTTCTCGAGTACACCGACGTCCGGGACCCGAAGGTCGGTCCGGACGCCGTCCTGGTCCGCGTCAGGGCCGCCGCGGTCAACCCCGTCGACTGGAAGATCCAGGCCGGTTACCTCGACGCCGCGCTCGACGCCGTCTTCCCCGTAGTGCCCGGCTGGGACGTCGCCGGTGTGGTGGAGCAGGTGGGCGTCGGAGTGACCGAGTTCGCGCCGGGTGACGAGGTCATCGGGTACGTACGGGAGGACTTCGTCTCGCGCGGCACGTTCGCCGAGTACGTCGCCGCCCCCGTGCGCACGCTCGCCCGCAAGCCCGCCAACCTCTCCTTCGAGGAGGCCGCGGGGCTGCCGCTGGCCGGCCTCACCGCGTACCAGGCGCTCCACCGGCTCCAGGTCACCGAAGGGGAGACCGTACTGGTGCACGCGGCGGCCGGCGGCGTCGGGGCCCTCGCGGTGCAGATCGCGCGCACCCTCGGGGCGCGGGTCATCGGCACGGCGAGCGAGCGCAACCACGACTTCCTGCGCTCCCTGGGGGCCGTCCCGGTGGCGTACGGCGACGGACTGGCCGACCGCGTCAAGGCGCTCGCGCCCGAGGGCGTCGACGCCGTGCTCGACCTCGTCGGCGGTGAGGCGCTGAAGATCTCGCCCGAGCTGCTCGCGCCCGGGGGCCGGCTGGCGTCCGTCGCGGACGGCGCCGTGGTGGGCCTCGGCGGCAGCTACGTCTTCGTACGCCCCGACGCCGCCGACCTGACGGCGCTGACGGAGCTGGCCGAGCGCGGCGCGCTGTCCGTCGAGGTCGCCGCCGTCTTCCCGCTGGCGGAGGCCGCCGACGCCCTGCGGCTGAGCATGGAGGGCCACACCCGCGGCAAGATCGCGATCAGCGTCGGCTGA
- a CDS encoding MarR family winged helix-turn-helix transcriptional regulator — translation MAETIRTIPTKAQLMERLADSFSGYYGDFSVAAADAGLSASQAKTLGVLRTAPASMRALATVLACDASNITGIVDRLEKRDLVRREVSPSDRRVKNVVLTTAGEETVDAIRARMHTTHEALDALDDADRTALYDLLGRVFCGSRGPGTTT, via the coding sequence ATGGCAGAGACGATCAGGACGATCCCCACCAAGGCACAGCTCATGGAGCGGCTCGCCGACTCCTTCAGCGGCTACTACGGCGACTTCTCCGTCGCCGCCGCCGACGCCGGCCTCAGCGCCAGCCAGGCCAAGACCCTCGGCGTGCTGCGCACGGCCCCCGCCTCGATGCGCGCCCTCGCGACCGTGCTGGCCTGCGACGCGTCCAACATCACCGGCATCGTCGACCGGCTGGAGAAGCGCGATCTCGTACGCCGCGAGGTCAGCCCCAGCGACCGCCGGGTCAAGAACGTGGTGCTCACCACCGCCGGCGAGGAGACCGTCGACGCCATCCGGGCCCGTATGCACACCACGCACGAGGCCCTGGACGCCCTGGACGACGCCGACCGCACCGCCCTCTACGACCTCCTCGGGCGCGTCTTCTGCGGTTCGCGCGGTCCGGGGACCACCACCTGA
- the folP gene encoding dihydropteroate synthase codes for MSTLRTRGRVEGLPEWDRCAVMGVVNVTPDSFSDGGRWFDTTAAVKRGLDLVAEGADLIDVGGESTRPGASRVDADEELKRVIPVVRGLASEGVTVSVDTMRAAVAEQAVAAGAVLVNDVSGGLADPAMIPAVAAAGAPFVVMHWRGFSEQMNSRAVYADVVSEVVAELHARVEAVVAGGIAPERIVVDPGLGFAKQAEHDLALVARLGALRALGRPLLVAASRKRFLGHVLAASAGEGAAPPPARERDAATAAVSAIAAHEGAWAVRVHEVRATADAVRVARAVEGAL; via the coding sequence ATGAGTACGTTGCGCACGCGTGGCCGGGTCGAGGGTCTGCCGGAGTGGGACCGCTGTGCGGTGATGGGGGTCGTCAACGTGACGCCCGACTCCTTCTCCGACGGCGGGCGCTGGTTCGACACGACGGCCGCGGTCAAGCGCGGCCTGGACCTCGTCGCCGAGGGAGCCGACCTGATCGACGTCGGCGGCGAGTCGACCCGGCCCGGCGCCTCCCGCGTCGACGCCGACGAGGAGCTGAAGCGGGTGATCCCGGTGGTGCGCGGCCTCGCGTCCGAAGGTGTCACCGTCTCCGTGGACACCATGCGCGCCGCCGTCGCCGAACAGGCGGTCGCGGCCGGCGCGGTCCTGGTCAACGACGTCAGCGGCGGCCTCGCCGACCCCGCCATGATCCCCGCCGTCGCGGCGGCCGGAGCCCCCTTCGTCGTCATGCACTGGCGCGGCTTCAGTGAGCAGATGAACAGCCGCGCGGTGTACGCCGACGTCGTGAGCGAGGTCGTCGCCGAGCTGCACGCGCGCGTGGAGGCCGTCGTCGCGGGCGGCATCGCCCCCGAACGCATCGTCGTCGACCCGGGCCTGGGCTTCGCGAAACAGGCCGAACACGATCTCGCCCTGGTCGCCCGGCTCGGCGCCCTGCGCGCCCTCGGGCGCCCTCTCCTGGTGGCCGCCTCCCGCAAGCGGTTCCTCGGCCACGTCCTGGCGGCCTCCGCCGGCGAGGGTGCCGCCCCACCGCCCGCGCGTGAACGGGACGCCGCCACCGCCGCCGTCTCCGCCATCGCCGCCCACGAGGGCGCCTGGGCGGTACGCGTGCACGAGGTACGGGCGACCGCCGACGCCGTACGGGTCGCCAGGGCCGTAGAGGGCGCCCTGTGA
- a CDS encoding nuclear transport factor 2 family protein, whose protein sequence is MSRARTDAEQVEVVNTAFYEAVERGDFEELSAIWLDDEISCVHPGWPVLSGRGEVLRSYALIMANTEYIQFFLTDVKVTVLGDTALVVCTENTLSGGPAEEAGELGPLVGQLIVATNVFRRTEDGWKLWSHHGSPVLAENGEEEDDETPA, encoded by the coding sequence GTGAGCCGCGCGCGCACGGACGCCGAACAGGTCGAAGTGGTCAACACGGCGTTCTACGAGGCCGTGGAGCGCGGCGACTTCGAAGAGCTGTCGGCGATCTGGCTGGACGACGAGATCTCCTGCGTCCACCCGGGCTGGCCGGTGCTGTCGGGGCGGGGCGAGGTCCTGCGCTCGTACGCCCTGATCATGGCGAACACGGAGTACATCCAGTTCTTCCTCACCGACGTGAAGGTGACCGTCCTCGGCGACACCGCCCTGGTGGTCTGCACCGAGAACACCCTCAGCGGCGGCCCGGCCGAGGAGGCGGGCGAACTGGGCCCGCTCGTCGGCCAGCTGATCGTGGCCACCAATGTGTTCCGCCGCACAGAGGACGGCTGGAAGCTGTGGTCGCACCACGGCTCCCCCGTTCTGGCCGAAAACGGTGAGGAAGAGGACGACGAGACACCCGCCTGA
- the folB gene encoding dihydroneopterin aldolase — protein MDRVALRGLKARGHHGVFPREREEGQTFIVDLVLSLDTRPAAADDDLAKTVHYGVVAEEVVDVVQGEPVDLIETLAERIAQQCLKHAGVKEVEVCVHKPDAPITVPFDDVTITITRSRV, from the coding sequence GTGGATCGTGTCGCGCTGCGCGGCCTCAAGGCCCGCGGGCACCACGGCGTGTTCCCCCGGGAGCGTGAGGAAGGCCAGACCTTCATCGTGGACCTGGTTCTCAGCCTCGACACCCGCCCCGCGGCGGCCGACGACGACCTGGCGAAGACCGTGCACTACGGAGTCGTGGCGGAAGAGGTCGTGGACGTCGTCCAGGGCGAGCCGGTCGACCTGATCGAGACACTGGCCGAGCGGATCGCCCAGCAGTGCCTCAAGCACGCCGGGGTGAAGGAGGTCGAGGTCTGCGTCCACAAGCCGGATGCCCCGATCACGGTGCCCTTCGACGACGTGACCATCACCATCACCCGGAGCCGAGTATGA
- the folK gene encoding 2-amino-4-hydroxy-6-hydroxymethyldihydropteridine diphosphokinase has translation MNRTTSDPTVQPVPASVVEQVDAADITLSNPKWAVISLGSNLGNRLETLQGAIDALEDTPGLRVKAVSPVYETEPWGVDPGSQPSYFNAVVVIKTTLPPASLLERGQAIEEAFDRVREERWGPRTIDVDIVAYADVVSEDPLLTLPHPRAHERAFVLAPWHDVDPQAQLPGRGPVGDLLNGVGATGVLARPDLELRLPE, from the coding sequence ATGAACCGCACAACGAGCGACCCGACCGTGCAGCCGGTGCCCGCCTCCGTGGTGGAACAGGTCGACGCTGCGGACATCACGCTGTCCAACCCCAAATGGGCCGTGATCTCCCTCGGCTCGAACCTGGGCAACCGCCTGGAGACCCTCCAGGGCGCGATCGACGCCCTGGAGGACACCCCCGGCCTGCGCGTGAAGGCCGTCTCCCCGGTGTACGAGACCGAGCCCTGGGGCGTCGACCCCGGCTCCCAGCCGTCGTACTTCAACGCGGTCGTCGTCATCAAGACCACCCTGCCGCCGGCCTCGCTGCTGGAGCGCGGCCAGGCCATCGAGGAAGCCTTCGACCGGGTCCGGGAGGAGCGCTGGGGTCCGCGCACGATCGACGTCGACATCGTGGCGTACGCCGATGTGGTGTCCGAGGACCCGCTCCTCACCCTCCCGCACCCGCGCGCCCACGAGCGCGCCTTCGTGCTGGCCCCGTGGCACGACGTGGACCCGCAGGCGCAGCTGCCCGGCCGCGGCCCCGTGGGGGACCTGCTGAACGGCGTCGGCGCCACCGGCGTACTCGCCCGCCCCGATCTGGAACTCCGACTGCCCGAGTAG
- a CDS encoding DUF3180 domain-containing protein, producing MKQLRLGVLAGLFAVAGVLSWGGARLWDTFGTLPSVPLAAPVVLAVIAVVLLATALSIRSRLRAQRERRPGAKGVEPLMAARAVVFGQASALVASLVCGMYGGVGVYLLMNSLDVPARRDQAIYAGLAVLAGAGVVAAAFFLERVCKLPDDEETGAAPTA from the coding sequence GTGAAGCAACTTCGGCTCGGGGTACTGGCCGGTCTCTTCGCCGTGGCCGGCGTCCTGTCCTGGGGCGGCGCCCGGCTCTGGGACACGTTCGGCACGCTGCCGAGCGTCCCGCTGGCGGCGCCCGTGGTGCTTGCCGTGATCGCCGTCGTGCTCCTGGCGACCGCGCTGTCGATCCGCTCCCGGCTGCGCGCCCAGCGGGAGCGCCGGCCGGGCGCGAAGGGCGTGGAGCCGCTGATGGCGGCCCGCGCGGTGGTATTCGGCCAGGCGAGCGCGCTGGTCGCGTCGCTGGTCTGCGGCATGTACGGCGGCGTGGGCGTCTACCTGCTGATGAACAGCCTCGACGTACCCGCCCGCCGCGACCAGGCCATCTACGCGGGCCTGGCCGTGCTGGCAGGCGCCGGCGTCGTCGCGGCGGCCTTCTTCCTGGAGCGGGTCTGCAAGCTCCCGGACGACGAGGAAACGGGCGCCGCCCCTACAGCCTGA
- the folE gene encoding GTP cyclohydrolase I FolE, whose protein sequence is MTDPVTLDGEGTIGEFDEKRAENAVRELLISIGEDPDREGLRATPGRVARAYKEIFAGLWQQPEDVLTTTFDLGHDEMILVKDIEVFSTCEHHLVPFRGVAHVGYIPATSGKITGLSKLARLVDVFARRPQVQERLTTQVADSLMEILEPRGVIVVIECEHMCMSMRGIRKPGAKTITSAVRGQLRDSATRNEAMSLIMAR, encoded by the coding sequence ATGACCGACCCGGTGACGTTGGACGGCGAGGGCACCATCGGCGAGTTCGACGAGAAGCGGGCCGAGAACGCCGTACGCGAACTCCTCATCTCGATCGGCGAGGACCCGGACCGCGAAGGGCTGCGGGCGACCCCGGGGCGCGTGGCGCGGGCGTACAAGGAAATATTCGCGGGGCTGTGGCAGCAGCCCGAGGACGTGCTGACCACGACGTTCGACCTGGGCCACGACGAGATGATCCTGGTCAAGGACATCGAGGTCTTCTCGACCTGCGAGCACCACCTCGTTCCCTTTCGCGGGGTGGCCCACGTCGGGTACATCCCGGCCACCAGTGGCAAGATCACCGGTCTGTCCAAGCTGGCGCGGCTGGTCGACGTGTTCGCCCGCCGCCCGCAGGTGCAGGAGCGGCTCACCACGCAGGTCGCCGACTCCCTGATGGAGATCCTGGAGCCGCGCGGCGTGATCGTGGTGATCGAGTGCGAGCACATGTGCATGTCGATGCGCGGCATCCGCAAGCCGGGCGCGAAGACCATCACCTCGGCCGTGCGCGGGCAGCTGCGGGATTCCGCGACGCGCAACGAGGCGATGAGCCTGATCATGGCCCGCTGA